The proteins below are encoded in one region of Helianthus annuus cultivar XRQ/B chromosome 2, HanXRQr2.0-SUNRISE, whole genome shotgun sequence:
- the LOC110898947 gene encoding U3 snoRNP-associated protein-like YAOH encodes MMMMNRKNNKLLTLKRQKIKRRSFELEEKETVAEKRKRLCDEFRENTRVALRREEEGDEFDEDSPLARRLQAQQLEDSGRRCRYIASRVQNPKTRQGGGGGFELVVKHRQSVTVAVLSEDDSIVFSASKDGSIRQSHLDHDHGGKTEETCYAQQGRAHVLALAVSSDGRYLASAGFDRDIHLWDTRTRQHIQAFSGHKGPISCLTFRQGTSELFSGSYDRTIKIWNAEDRSYVTTLFGHQSHVLSIDCLRKERLLTAARDRTMHLWKVPEESQLVFRAPASSLECCCFINNDEILSGSDDGSIEHWSVLRKKPLHIIKNAHSLSTPNTLDVKQNHDLSNNCKESLDHVPETVGPSACSWVSSVAVCRGSDLAASGAGNGVVRLWEIEKDAKGVQPLFELPLVGYVNSLAFAKSGKFLVAGVGKEHRLGRWGSLPAARNGVAVHPLQLS; translated from the exons atgatgatgatgaatcgtAAAAATAATAAGCTGCTAACTCTAAAGCGGCAGAAAATTAAGCGAAGAAGTTTTGAATTGGAGGAAAAGGAGACTGTGGCAGAGAAGCGGAAGAGACTTTGTGACGAATTTCGGGAGAATACGAGGGTTGCGTTGAGGCGGGAGGAGGAGGGTGATGAATTTGATGAGGATTCTCCGTTGGCACGAAGGCTTCAGGCACAGCAACTTGAAGATAGTGGCCGTCGTTGCAGATACATTGCTTCAAG GGttcaaaatcctaaaacaagacaaggaggaggaggaggattTGAACTTGTAGTGAAACACAGACAGTCTGTAACCGTAGCTGTTTTATCAGAGGATGATTCTATAGTATTTTCAGCATCGAAAGACGGTTCTATTCGTCAGTCTCATCTTGATCATGATCATGGGGGGAAAACAGAAGAAACATGTTATGCTCAACAAGGGCGAGCTCATGTTTTGGCTCTTGCTGTATCTTCTGATGGAAGGTATCTCGCCAGCGCTGGCTTTGATCGAGATATTCATTTATGGGACACACGCACACGCCAGCATATTCAGGCTTTTTCGGGTCATAAAGGGCCGATTTCTTGCTTGACTTTCAGGCAAGGGACTTCAGAACTGTTTTCTGGTTCGTATGATAGGACGATCAAAATCTGGAATGCAGAAGACAGATCTTACGTAACCACATTATTTGGTCATCAAAGTCATGTTTTATCTATTGATTGCTTAAGAAAAGAACGTCTGCTAACTGCCGCTCGTGATCGGACCATGCACTTATGGAAG GTTCCTGAGGAGTCCCAGCTGGTCTTTCGTGCTCCGGCATCATCATTAGAGTGCTGCTGTTTTATTAATAACGATGAAATTTTATCGGGCTCAGATGACGGTAGTATTGAGCATTGGAGTGTATTGAGAAAGAAACCACTTCATATTATTAAAAACGCACACTCTTTATCAACTCCAAATACACTCGATGTTAAACAAAACCATGATTTATCAAATAATTGTAAAG AGAGTTTGGATCATGTTCCTGAAACTGTAGGCCCGTCTGCTTGTTCATGGGTTAGTTCTGTTGCGGTTTGTAGAGGCAGCGATCTTGCAGCATCAGGAGCTGGCAATGGTGTTGTTCGTCTGTGGGAAATTGAAAAAGACGCTAAAGGGGTTCAACCGCTTTTTGAGCTGCCATTG GTTGGATACGTAAATTCTTTGGCATTTGCGAAATCTGGGAAGTTTTTGGTTGCTGGAGTTGGCAAG gAACACCGTTTAGGTCGATGGGGGTCTCTTCCGGCTGCTCGAAACGGTGTTGCAGTGCACCCTTTGCAGCTCTCATGA